GAGCTCCTCAACGAACCCTACGAGGAGACCGACCCACGCATGCTGGTCCAGTCCATCTTCCGGCTGGGGCTGGGCGCACCACCGGTCCACTCCCCTGAGTTCATGCCTCCGCTGGCGAACGCCCTTGCCCATGAGAACCCCATGGTGCGAGCCGCGGCAGCCCGTACCACCGCCTACATGGAGTGGCCGGAACTGTTCCCGATCGTCCAGGCGATGGCGGAAGGCGACACAGACCAACGAGTGCAAGCGGAAGCGGAGAAGATCGTGACTGTATATCGTCGAGCCGGGCTCGGTGACGCATGACCCGCTACGCAGACATACCCAAGCCCATCCGCTCCGGCATCGTCGTCGTCGACCCCGAGCGCGGCACCCCCCAGCGCATCATCGTCCTCCAGTTCAACCCCGACACCCTCGAACGCTCCCTCGCCCCCCAGGCCGCCGGCGGAGGTGGTGACAGCGGCGGGGCGGAGTGGAGGGACCGGAATGAGGCCCTGCGGCTGAAGGGGCCCGCGCAGGAGACGTGGAAGTTCACCGCCGAGATCGACGCCACCGATCAGTTCGACGTCGCCGCGCCCGACGGGATTCATCCGGAGCTGGCGACCCTCGAGATGCTGGTGCATCCCACCTCCGCTCAGCTGCGCGAGGCCTCGCGGCTGACCAAGAAGGGGACCATCGAGATCAGCCCGATCGAGATGCCGCTCACCCTCTTCACCTGGGGGAGCAAGCGCGTCATGCCCGTTCGGCTCACCGAACTGTCCATCAACGAGTCGGCGTTCGATGTGAATCTGAATCCGATTCGGGCCAGCCTCGGCATCGGAATGAAGGTCCTCAGCGTCAGCGATCTGCCGGCCGGACATCGGGGCGCCGATCTGTATCTGGCGCATCTGGCGCAGAAGGAGCGGCTCGCCAGAACCGCAAGAGGCGGGCGGCTGGCGGAACTCGGTCTGGGACGGGGGCTGTAGGACGTGATTGATCCGTACGAGAGCGCACTGGACGCCATTCCCGGCACACATCCGTATCCGCGGACCAGCAGATATCACGACGCGGAGATCGGGGTTCACCAACAAGCCGACGGCACCGAAGTGCGCTACACGAAGCGGCGGTTGCTGCCGCCCCTCAGCGCGGCCGCCGACGAGACCGCTCCGCACACCGTCAGCAGCGGCGAGCGGCCCGACCACATCGGGCAGCGGTACTTCGGCGACCCGGGACAGTGGTGGCAGATCGCGGACGCGAATCCTGTTCTCGATCCGGGCGAGCTGACCGCCGAGCCGGGGCAGCAGATCGACATTCCGCTGCCGGGTGGGTTCCATGGCTGATGAGCCCATCGGGAGCGGGCCCGTCCACCTCACCCTGCACATGGGACCCAAGCTCACCCGTCCCGTGCCGGCCGAAGTGACCGAGGCGCTGCTGTCCGCGCA
The Streptomyces lunaelactis genome window above contains:
- a CDS encoding HEAT repeat domain-containing protein → MPANHSTRTRRLVLKQRDWTEANRFAEQHSWPEEPAEDSGTGRKSRVWSLDEDTVFQVTRDRTSGEFCCFFYGSDRDELVRLLGEAEQELDVWRIPELLNEPYEETDPRMLVQSIFRLGLGAPPVHSPEFMPPLANALAHENPMVRAAAARTTAYMEWPELFPIVQAMAEGDTDQRVQAEAEKIVTVYRRAGLGDA
- a CDS encoding LysM peptidoglycan-binding domain-containing protein, which produces MIDPYESALDAIPGTHPYPRTSRYHDAEIGVHQQADGTEVRYTKRRLLPPLSAAADETAPHTVSSGERPDHIGQRYFGDPGQWWQIADANPVLDPGELTAEPGQQIDIPLPGGFHG